From one Citrobacter sp. Marseille-Q6884 genomic stretch:
- a CDS encoding YbgA family protein, whose protein sequence is MNMQPFIGISGCLTGSAVRFDGGHKRAAFVMDRLGRWVSFRPICPEMAMGLPVPRPALRLVQTTAGDIHMRFSHAPHEDVTGKMADFCEGYLSGLGELSGFIVCAKSPSCGMERVRLYDEKGNPGRKEGVGVFTAALMEKYPWLPVEEDGRLHDPVLRENFVERVFALHELNTLRKNGLTRRVMLDFHSRYKLQLLAHHQAGYREIGPFVASLHEWEDLEAFFDLYRDKLMAILKKPALRKNHTNVLMHIQGYFRKQLTTRQRGELRETILNYHAGLLPILAPMTLLKHYLAEYPDGYLSMQNYFDPYPPGLALRLAVN, encoded by the coding sequence ATGAATATGCAACCATTCATAGGGATCAGCGGCTGTTTAACGGGGTCTGCGGTCCGCTTTGACGGCGGGCACAAACGCGCCGCATTTGTGATGGACAGGCTGGGTAGATGGGTTTCGTTCAGGCCCATCTGCCCGGAGATGGCGATGGGTCTGCCGGTCCCCCGACCGGCGCTGCGGCTGGTACAAACCACCGCCGGGGATATTCACATGCGCTTTAGCCACGCGCCTCACGAAGACGTGACCGGTAAAATGGCCGACTTTTGCGAGGGGTATCTGAGCGGGTTGGGCGAACTGTCTGGTTTTATCGTCTGCGCCAAATCCCCCAGTTGCGGTATGGAACGCGTGCGCTTATATGACGAGAAAGGCAATCCCGGGCGCAAAGAGGGTGTGGGCGTTTTTACCGCCGCGCTGATGGAGAAATATCCGTGGCTGCCGGTGGAAGAAGACGGTCGCCTGCACGATCCGGTACTGCGCGAAAACTTTGTCGAACGGGTTTTCGCATTGCATGAACTCAATACTCTACGCAAAAATGGCCTGACGCGGCGAGTGATGCTGGATTTTCATAGCCGCTACAAACTGCAACTGCTGGCACATCATCAGGCAGGATACCGGGAAATTGGGCCGTTTGTCGCATCGCTGCATGAGTGGGAGGATCTGGAGGCTTTCTTTGATCTCTACCGCGATAAATTAATGGCGATCCTGAAGAAACCTGCCTTGCGTAAAAACCACACTAACGTGCTGATGCACATCCAGGGGTACTTCCGTAAGCAGTTAACGACGCGCCAGCGCGGAGAGTTGCGTGAGACGATCCTCAACTATCACGCAGGGCTGCTACCCATACTGGCTCCAATGACACTGCTGAAACATTACCTGGCAGAATATCCGGATGGCTATCTGTCGATGCAGAATTACTTTGACCCCTACCCGCCAGGTTTAGCGTTGCGACTTGCCGTCAATTGA
- a CDS encoding GIY-YIG nuclease family protein — MAGETNGYVYILEVSDIDLPVCKIGMTTRDPTSRCDEINKSSTGDFIWAVSHSIFVSDCKKLERLIHQKLSPLRQKRREFFNLRADDAYKAVMSIFESQDEIQIMIESKSKSLSIINPDHKVKKNQSYLSRHSSAEYAEILQSFCEVLGVKGRAFGQLNKPFFGMSDGNEGVQWNISVCTQNNKIRMGVNLEGKKYKDWPIAKLIKSELAAPGLLSVMQESDSEDEIIMAFYRDAWQVTSRPEIREKYIGGREFNLNELTHGEWKRILNEALNCLDKERDYKRRNMQDVTIVNKNGSVLVRTMPVSPHLTIWSPLIIDDNIDSSIRNKFNQLIHIHRWMMQLS, encoded by the coding sequence ATGGCTGGCGAAACGAATGGATACGTATACATATTGGAAGTTTCTGATATTGACTTACCTGTATGTAAAATTGGAATGACGACCAGAGATCCAACCTCTCGATGTGATGAGATAAATAAAAGCTCTACAGGTGATTTTATTTGGGCTGTTTCTCACTCTATTTTTGTTAGTGATTGTAAAAAATTAGAAAGATTAATTCACCAAAAGTTAAGTCCCTTGCGGCAAAAAAGAAGAGAGTTTTTTAATTTACGCGCAGATGATGCATACAAAGCAGTAATGTCAATTTTTGAATCTCAGGATGAGATACAAATAATGATCGAGTCGAAATCGAAATCCTTATCAATAATTAACCCAGACCATAAAGTTAAAAAGAATCAAAGTTATCTGTCCAGACATTCTTCTGCTGAGTATGCAGAGATATTACAGTCTTTTTGCGAAGTCCTGGGTGTGAAAGGAAGGGCTTTTGGCCAGCTCAATAAACCATTTTTTGGCATGAGCGATGGAAATGAAGGCGTTCAATGGAATATTTCTGTGTGTACGCAAAATAATAAAATCCGTATGGGTGTTAATCTTGAAGGTAAAAAATACAAAGATTGGCCTATAGCTAAGCTTATTAAATCGGAGTTGGCAGCCCCTGGGTTGCTAAGTGTTATGCAAGAATCAGATTCTGAAGACGAAATTATTATGGCTTTTTATCGGGATGCCTGGCAGGTGACATCTAGACCTGAAATTAGAGAGAAATATATAGGTGGCAGGGAATTCAACCTCAATGAACTGACTCATGGGGAATGGAAGCGTATTTTAAATGAAGCTTTAAATTGCTTAGATAAAGAACGTGATTATAAACGGAGAAATATGCAGGATGTTACGATAGTAAATAAAAATGGTAGTGTTCTTGTCCGTACCATGCCAGTTTCCCCTCATTTAACAATATGGTCTCCATTAATAATTGACGATAATATTGATAGTTCAATCCGAAATAAATTTAATCAATTGATTCATATTCATCGTTGGATGATGCAGTTAAGTTGA
- a CDS encoding MerR family transcriptional regulator produces the protein MSYSIGEFANLCGITATTLRAWQRRYGLLKPQRTDGGHRQYSDDDIQQALKILDWVKKGVPISQVKPLLARPDAQRMNNWLTLQESMLQRLKEGKIEPLRQLIYDAGREYPRPELVSEVLRPLRVKVSANVPVMMTLREILDGIIISYTSFCLEGDKRAPGDNYLITGWHLTDPCEIWLEALCRTGQGHRIDVLPMPPATLAPDIFPEHKWLLVTSSKLTEVRKKQIDLWQQQVRSLDVISL, from the coding sequence ATGTCTTATTCCATCGGTGAATTTGCGAATCTTTGTGGGATCACCGCAACGACGCTACGCGCCTGGCAACGCCGTTATGGGCTTCTCAAGCCACAGCGTACGGATGGCGGACACCGGCAATACAGTGATGACGATATCCAGCAGGCGCTTAAAATCCTCGACTGGGTCAAAAAAGGCGTTCCGATAAGTCAGGTCAAACCGCTGCTGGCCCGCCCTGATGCTCAGCGAATGAATAACTGGCTCACCTTACAAGAGAGCATGCTGCAGCGCCTGAAAGAGGGGAAAATTGAACCCTTGCGCCAGCTTATTTATGACGCAGGTCGCGAGTATCCTCGCCCCGAGTTGGTTAGCGAAGTGCTCCGCCCATTGCGGGTTAAAGTCTCTGCCAACGTTCCCGTTATGATGACGCTGCGTGAAATCCTCGACGGTATTATTATCTCCTACACGTCGTTTTGTCTGGAGGGGGATAAGCGTGCTCCGGGCGATAACTACCTGATTACTGGCTGGCATCTGACCGACCCGTGTGAGATCTGGCTTGAGGCGCTTTGTCGCACTGGACAGGGACATCGCATTGATGTGCTTCCCATGCCACCGGCAACCCTGGCGCCCGACATTTTCCCCGAGCATAAGTGGCTGCTGGTGACCTCCAGCAAGCTCACCGAGGTTCGCAAAAAACAGATAGACCTCTGGCAGCAACAGGTCAGATCCCTCGATGTGATCTCGCTTTAA
- a CDS encoding HNH endonuclease translates to MAYNTIEQALESFRRRYNENEFTCIVNKISSGYVYIVKPKSKVKHNQNNCSQMDNAKKVNLVSLSESLVDTPVYVKKTTPAVSSLATAALSKVKTLPIKKTKNIEDETVSDEAIKAVIACRAKRKKPVPYVREEFTANAALNINQHDSERPRCIYCGDYRSGIVRDHVVSVAWRGGVRHYDRSHTVPACPQCNSLLGDKPIHNIADRAAFLIGAIAHHERRYLCTVDRTQDELAEMDHFLAISVKSAMYEKAVALQRIEYAKQVAAGYYDYATIKHLVKQGREIS, encoded by the coding sequence GTGGCATACAACACGATAGAACAGGCTCTGGAGAGCTTTCGCAGGCGTTATAATGAAAATGAATTCACGTGTATTGTGAATAAAATTTCAAGCGGCTATGTCTATATTGTTAAGCCTAAATCTAAGGTTAAACATAATCAGAATAACTGCTCTCAAATGGACAATGCTAAGAAGGTAAATTTAGTTAGTTTATCTGAATCATTAGTTGATACACCTGTTTATGTAAAAAAAACCACTCCTGCGGTTAGCTCGCTTGCTACTGCTGCTTTGAGTAAAGTTAAAACACTCCCTATTAAAAAAACAAAAAATATAGAAGATGAGACGGTATCGGACGAGGCAATTAAAGCTGTAATTGCATGTCGGGCTAAGCGCAAAAAACCTGTACCCTATGTTCGCGAGGAGTTCACCGCTAACGCGGCATTAAATATTAACCAACATGATTCAGAGCGACCACGTTGTATTTATTGCGGTGACTATCGTTCTGGTATCGTTCGTGACCATGTCGTTTCTGTTGCATGGCGAGGCGGTGTGCGACATTACGACCGTAGCCACACTGTACCTGCGTGCCCACAATGTAACAGTCTACTGGGTGACAAACCCATACATAATATTGCAGATCGTGCTGCATTTCTTATCGGCGCGATTGCGCATCACGAGCGGCGATATCTGTGTACTGTAGACCGAACGCAAGACGAATTGGCAGAAATGGATCATTTTTTAGCAATTTCAGTCAAAAGTGCAATGTATGAAAAGGCCGTTGCTTTACAACGCATCGAATATGCCAAACAAGTCGCTGCTGGATATTATGATTATGCGACCATTAAGCATCTGGTAAAACAGGGTAGAGAAATCTCTTAA